In the genome of bacterium, one region contains:
- the rfaE1 gene encoding D-glycero-beta-D-manno-heptose-7-phosphate kinase: MISRERFLETIKNFPHRNILVVGDLIIDRYFWGNVSRISPEAPVPVVEVERQENRAGGAANVAMNLAGLGANVYLAGVVGDDGGKEILAATLAGGGGNISGDFFVGENHRPTTIKTRIIGHSQQIVRFDMERDGPIAASTRNEIVDRISRRAREFHAIVVSDYAKGVISRVLIDRLKEIARDNRIPIAVDPRLQHANFYKGVDLITPNHIEAGQFLGIELRNEDGAVESAGAKILKRWNLKNLLITRAGLGMTSFEPGRKPRHIPTVARQVYDVTGAGDSVIAAVVLARAAGATWEEAASIANHAAGIVVGKIGTVPVTIRELRDYMRRRSAV; the protein is encoded by the coding sequence ATGATCAGCCGCGAACGCTTTTTGGAGACGATCAAGAATTTTCCCCACCGGAACATCCTCGTGGTGGGGGATCTCATCATCGACCGCTATTTCTGGGGCAACGTCTCGCGAATAAGCCCCGAGGCGCCGGTGCCGGTCGTCGAGGTCGAGCGCCAGGAAAACCGCGCCGGCGGCGCCGCCAACGTCGCCATGAACCTCGCCGGGCTCGGCGCGAACGTCTATCTCGCGGGCGTCGTCGGCGACGACGGCGGCAAGGAGATCCTCGCCGCGACGCTCGCGGGGGGCGGCGGGAACATCTCCGGCGATTTCTTCGTCGGCGAAAATCATCGGCCGACCACGATCAAGACGCGCATCATCGGGCACAGTCAGCAGATCGTGCGTTTCGACATGGAGCGCGACGGACCGATCGCGGCCTCGACACGAAACGAAATCGTCGACCGCATCTCCAGACGCGCCCGGGAATTTCACGCCATCGTCGTCTCGGACTACGCCAAGGGCGTCATCAGCCGCGTCCTGATCGACCGGCTCAAGGAAATCGCCCGGGACAACCGCATCCCGATCGCCGTCGATCCGCGCCTTCAGCACGCGAATTTCTACAAGGGCGTCGACCTCATCACGCCGAACCACATCGAGGCGGGGCAGTTTCTGGGCATCGAATTGCGCAACGAGGACGGGGCCGTCGAGTCCGCGGGCGCGAAAATCCTCAAGCGCTGGAACCTCAAGAACCTGCTCATCACGCGCGCCGGCCTCGGCATGACGAGCTTTGAACCCGGGCGCAAACCGCGTCACATTCCCACGGTCGCGCGGCAGGTTTACGATGTCACGGGCGCGGGCGATTCCGTGATCGCCGCGGTCGTCCTGGCGCGCGCCGCAGGCGCGACGTGGGAAGAGGCGGCATCGATCGCCAACCACGCCGCCGGCATCGTGGTCGGGAAGATCGGCACGGTGCCGGTAACGATTCGTGAACTGCGCGACTACATGCGCCGGCGCTCCGCCGTCTGA